A window of the Saccharomyces eubayanus strain FM1318 chromosome II, whole genome shotgun sequence genome harbors these coding sequences:
- the BMH2 gene encoding 14-3-3 family protein BMH2 gives MSQTREDSVYLAKLAEQAERYEEMVENMKAVASSGQELSVEERNLLSVAYKNVIGARRASWRIVSSIEQKEESKEKSEHQVELIRSYRSKIETELTKISDDILSVLDSHLIPSATTGESKVFYYKMKGDYHRYLAEFSSGDAREEATNASLEAYKTASEIATTELPPTHPIRLGLALNFSVFYYEIQNSPDKACHLAKQAFDDAIAELDTLSEESYKDSTLIMQLLRDNLTLWTSDISESGQEDQQQQQQQQQTPAEQTEGEPAK, from the coding sequence ATGTCTCAAACTCGTGAAGATTCCGTCTACTTGGCCAAATTGGCAGAACAAGCCGAACGTTACGAAGAAATGGTCGAAAACATGAAGGCCGTTGCTTCTTCAGGTCAAGAATTATCCGTCGAAGAGCGTAACTTATTGTCAGTTGCCTATAAGAACGTAATTGGTGCTCGTCGTGCTTCTTGGAGGAtagtttcttcaattgaacaaaaagaagagtcaaaagaaaaatccgAACATCAAGTTGAATTGATTCGTTCTTACCGTTCTAAAATTGAAACCGAATTGACTAAAATCTCCGATGATATTTTGTCCGTATTAGATTCTCATTTGATCCCTTCTGCCACTACTGGTGAATCTAAAGTGTTTTATTATAAAATGAAGGGTGATTACCACCGTTATTTGGCTGAATTCTCCAGCGGTGACGCTAGAGAAGAGGCAACGAATGCCTCTTTAGAGGCTTACAAAACTGCCTCTGAAATTGCCACCACCGAATTACCTCCAACTCACCCAATTCGTTTAGGTTTAGCTTTGAACTTCTCCGTTTTCTACTACGAAATTCAAAACTCCCCAGACAAAGCCTGTCATTTGGCCAAACAAGCTTTTGATGATGCTATTGCTGAATTAGATACTTTATCCGAAGAATCTTACAAAGATAGTACTTTGATCATGCAATTATTAAGAGATAACTTGACATTATGGACCTCAGACATTTCTGAATCAGGTCAAGAagatcaacaacaacagcagcaacaacaacaaactCCAGCTGAACAAACTGAAGGTGAACCAGCCAAATAA
- the TVP15 gene encoding Tvp15p: MSTIPPKFFKIANISIGCLDTIAALSQLKYLFTNLSIFLLAVYGLALTIPIIYLEFKVPPNLYRYASFYFSFLGRGLSYILLGLIISFGGIFNKLAGMFTFILGVSFIVFHFSQFVEEPANFRAPGSSLSIGDDDIDDDDDMI, translated from the coding sequence ATGTCAACCATTCCCCCAaagttttttaaaattgcAAACATTTCAATTGGCTGTTTAGATACCATCGCCGCACTTTCGCAATTGAAGTACCTTTTCACCAATTTAAGCATTTTTCTCCTAGCCGTGTATGGACTAGCACTTACAATTCCAATCATTTATTTAGAGTTTAAAGTGCCACCAAACCTTTACAGATATGCgtctttttattttagtTTCCTTGGAAGGGGGCTTTCTTATATCTTACTAGGTTTAATAATCAGCTTCGGCGGtattttcaacaagttAGCAGGAATGTTTACCTTTATTTTGGGGGTTTCCTTCATAGTCTTCCATTTCTCACAATTTGTGGAAGAACCTGCTAATTTCAGAGCACCTGGTTCATCTTTATCAATTGGCGATGATGACattgatgacgatgatgacatGATTTAA
- the ARX1 gene encoding putative hydrolase → MALAISHEDTQILLKDKNVLQDSVLNKYRTAGQIAQTALKYVTSLINDSYHTKTAQRQLSVSELCLLTDSFVLTRLEQHYKNKVNERGIAIPTTIDIDQISGGWSPEIDDTQNLLNWNKNKDSTFSSSVTGILRAGDLVKITLGVHIDGYTSEVSHTMVIYPVDEANSTPQPTGPLLGGKADAVAAAHIAMETVVALLACALTPEKLPASLGGASKGITGQLIRTIVDTIARSYNCGIVPGSRVRRIRRFLAGQNEGIVAEKEYKGVIWAESHQEAELLSNTNAKDLAVVDRGQSTPFTSASAIPSDDFVVQSGEVYLIDLKMASLEHCSKKGLVTLETVDSYVGKSHKEGELIARPGVYVRDFAQVHILKLKTARQLLTKIDRQGVYPFKLSHLSSNFPFVDENEEELQNLKKDLRSFRLGMSEISNNYLCVESPIQIARWIPWDHILKATNSNGNLSYDATTTLTLPGHELPLPKLGVSAIKLKSLLNSTNESISLPVARECNTVVLCDASVSTTDRPELLRLTGGSKTCQPSWIHSQHELNPEDSIVQGIFQLATLAKDKRFGLLLKETQPMKQKSVVTSNVEVEETMKM, encoded by the coding sequence ATGGCTCTAGCTATCTCCCACGAGGATACTCAGATTTTGTTAAAAGACAAGAATGTACTACAGGACTCGGTCTTGAACAAATACAGAACAGCTGGGCAAATCGCACAAACTGCTCTGAAATATGTCACCTCTTTGATCAATGATTCGTACCATACCAAGACTGCTCAGCGTCAACTATCTGTCTCAGAGTTATGTTTGTTGACAGATTCCTTTGTGCTGACTCGCTTGGAACAGCactacaaaaacaaagtcAATGAAAGAGGTATTGCTATTCCAACTACCATCGATATTGACCAAATTTCCGGCGGATGGAGTCCAGAAATTGACGATACACAAAACTTGTTAAACtggaacaaaaacaaagattccacattttcatcttccgTAACCGGTATCTTGAGAGCAGGCGATCTGGTCAAAATTACGTTGGGTGTCCACATTGATGGTTACACTTCCGAAGTTTCTCATACCATGGTTATTTACCCAGTCGATGAAGCCAATTCTACTCCTCAACCAACCGGACCATTGTTAGGTGGTAAGGCTGATGCTGTAGCTGCCGCTCACATTGCTATGGAAACAGTAGTCGCATTATTAGCTTGTGCTTTAACACCAGAAAAACTGCCTGCTTCTTTAGGTGGGGCTTCAAAGGGCATTACAGGTCAACTAATCAGAACTATTGTAGACACTATTGCCAGATCCTACAACTGTGGTATTGTCCCTGGTTCTCGTGTAAGAAGAATCAGAAGGTTTTTAGCTGGCCAAAACGAAGGTATTGTTGccgaaaaagaatacaaagGTGTTATTTGGGCAGAATCCCATCAAGAGGCAGAACTTTTGTCTAACACTAATGCCAAGGATTTGGCTGTGGTAGATCGCGGCCAGTCTACTCCGTTTACTAGCGCTTCTGCTATTCCAAGTGATGATTTCGTTGTACAATCAGGTGAAGTTTATTTGATCGATTTAAAGATGGCATCTTTGGAACATTGTAGCAAAAAGGGTTTGGTCACTTTGGAAACTGTAGATTCATATGTTGGTAAATCTCACAAGGAAGGTGAGTTGATCGCTAGACCTGGTGTGTATGTCAGAGATTTCGCTCAAGTCCATATTCTTAAACTAAAGACCGCAAGACAACTATTAACCAAGATTGATAGACAAGGTGTTTACCCATTCAAGTTATCTCATTTATCCTCCAACTTCCCATTCGTCgatgaaaacgaagaagaacttcAGAATCTAAAGAAGGATTTGAGATCATTTAGACTTGGAATGAGTGAAATTTCCAACAATTACTTATGTGTGGAAAGTCCAATACAAATTGCTAGATGGATTCCATGGGACCATATTTTGAAGGCCACTAACTCAAACGGTAATTTGAGTTATGATGCCACTACTACATTAACATTACCTGGTCATGAATTGCCTTTACCAAAATTGGGTGTTTCAGCTATCAAACTTAAATCCTTATTAAATTCAACTAATGAATCTATTTCTTTACCAGTTGCACGTGAATGTAATACTGTCGTATTGTGTGACGCCAGTGTAAGTACAACCGACAGACCAGAATTATTGAGATTAACTGGCGGTTCCAAGACTTGTCAACCAAGTTGGATTCACTCCCAACATGAATTGAACCCTGAAGACTCAATTGTTCAAGGTATCTTTCAATTGGCTACTTTGGCTAAGGATAAGAGATTTGGGCTTCTATTGAAGGAAACACAACCAATGAAGCAGAAAAGTGTTGTCACATCAAAtgttgaagttgaagaaacgatgaagatgtaA
- the STE5 gene encoding Ste5p has translation MMQTPTDNIISPFNNYGSSAQYNTSLKTPRQVTDIERPNTLSPLSRGKKWTEKLARFQRSSGKKKRFSPSPASSSTFSFSPNSRISSSKSSGKEEGDLLSTPSSVLTEHLPQHPHRTSSLPRPNSKLFYTSHTDLSRASEPPAEESVNFYTSHNIPPKVAPFGYPIPRTSSKKSFLNETCTLCDEPISSRRKGEKVIELICGHLSHQECLIISFGNTSKADVGELFPPCTKCKEDANKAVQCIPKNEELKDMLISDFLINKVPDSELPSTPQSQLPLPSPLLPPFGLSYTPVERQTIYSQTPNLGPNLILAAPPKDRNQIPQMYSKKPFLHSSPSHRRTTSRGSSVFATTSVISSANDTISITSDSVLSRDDETKIPLPLLRSYFIQVLLNNFHEELKDWIIDANYGLLRLVDKLMVSKDGQTYLQCWCFLFENALITARLNGEEEDVLEIKLNELEIYTPISDLRMTTLEASVLKCTLSKENCPNPVDLYIIEKINSNESTTVQKWISALLNHDFVFDEKNITSTLPTLPILKNFSDVADGDRCETSTFLGLIKPNKVVEVSNMDHDNDTVIIRRGFTLDPTESSRQSTVDTIQSVLTTISSILSLKRERPDNLVIILQIDFNKLKEKESSTIIYNSLKALMLKFSRLQFCFVDRSNYVLDYGFVSHKVASSDAISKLESEHSSTQFSSLWLKDVLYPKTIHEHLGIIAVSNNSMEAEKSILFQDYKCFTSIGRRRPNELKVKVGYLNVDYSDKINELVEVGSWNFVLETLCYSFSLSFDEDDDDDDNSTEDEFDRSSLSDVESTTTIHIDSPFGDENLTGNLSGDRNSNDDSEYHNWTKPEVIGPAAQSPLVSNIRLSLYSNGEDISESETDASHLLLNDIDRRIGEMRRRGSFSSLMENGNDTHPLHIDYI, from the coding sequence ATGATGCAAACTCCGACAGACAATATAATCTCTCCATTTAACAATTATGGCAGCTCAGCTCAATACAATACGTCGTTAAAAACTCCTAGGCAAGTTACAGATATTGAAAGGCCAAATACACTATCGCCGTTGTCGAGAGGGAAGAAATGGACAGAAAAACTGGCCAGATTCCAGAGGAGCAGtggcaagaaaaaacgATTTTCGCCTTCTCCTGCTTCGTCTTCCaccttttccttttctccTAACTCGAGAATCAGTTCCTCGAAATCTTCTGGTAAAGAAGAGGGCGATTTACTAAGCACGCCCTCATCCGTTCTCACTGAACATCTACCACAACATCCCCACAGAACATCTTCTTTACCAAGACCTAATTCTAAACTATTTTATACAAGCCATACTGACTTGTCTCGAGCCAGTGAGCCTCCGGCCGAGGAAAGCGTTAATTTTTATACGTCACATAATATACCACCCAAGGTTGCTCCTTTTGGTTATCCAATTCCAAGAACTTCGAGCAAAAAATCCTTTCTGAATGAAACCTGTACGCTTTGTGATGAACCCATCTCTAGCAGAAGAAAGGGAGAAAAGGTTATAGAGCTTATATGCGGACATTTAAGCCATCAGGAATGTCTTATCATATCATTTGGCAATACTTCAAAGGCAGATGTAGGGGAACTCTTTCCCCCATGTACGAAATGTAAAGAGGATGCTAACAAGGCTGTTCAGTGCATACCGAAGAACGAAGAATTAAAAGATATGCTTATTTCAGATTTCTTAATTAACAAAGTCCCAGATTCAGAGCTACCATCTACACCGCAGTCTCAACTCCCTCTTCCTTCACCGTTACTCCCTCCTTTTGGGTTATCATATACACCAGTTGAAAGACAAACCATATATTCGCAGACTCCAAATTTAGGCCCAAATCTTATATTAGCCGCTCCTCCAAAGGACAGGAATCAAATTCCACAAAtgtattcaaaaaaaccattTTTACACTCTTCCCCGAGTCATAGAAGAACAACATCGAGAGGGAGTTCTGTATTTGCTACAACATCTGTAATATCATCTGCTAATGACACTATTTCCATTACTTCGGATTCTGTATTATCAAGGGATGACGAAACCAAAATTCCACTGCCACTTTTAAGGTCATATTTTATTCAAGTACTTCTAAACAACTTTCATGAAGAACTAAAAGATTGGATAATAGATGCGAACTACGGCTTACTACGGCTGGTAGACAAATTGAtggtttcaaaagatgGCCAAACATACCTTCAATGTTGGTGTTtcttatttgaaaatgcaCTTATAACAGCAAGATTGAACggcgaagaagaagatgttcTGGAAATTAAACTAAATGAATTAGAAATATATACACCAATAAGTGATTTGAGAATGACGACGCTGGAGGCTTCAGTTCTTAAATGTACCTtaagtaaagaaaattgtCCCAATCCGGTAGACCTTTACATCATCGAAAAGATAAATTCAAACGAAAGCACAACAGTACAAAAATGGATATCGGCCTTATTGAACCATGATTTTGTATTTGATGAGAAAAACATCACGTCGACATTACCTACTCTTCCAATCctaaagaatttttcagatgtTGCAGATGGCGACAGGTGCGAGACAAGCACCTTCCTAGGCTTAATCAAGCCTAACAAAGTTGTCGAGGTTAGCAATATGGATCACGATAATGATACGGTAATCATAAGGAGAGGATTCACTTTAGATCCCACCGAATCGTCTAGACAGAGTACAGTCGATACCATACAATCCGTTTTAACTACAATTAGCtcaattctttcattaaAACGTGAAAGACCCGATAATTTGGTAATAATTTTACAGAttgatttcaataaattaaaagaaaaagaaagctcAACTATTATTTACAACAGTCTGAAAGCGTTAATGCTCAAATTTTCTCGTCTGCAATTTTGTTTCGTTGATCGGAGCAATTATGTATTAGACTATGGATTTGTGTCACACAAAGTAGCTTCATCGGATgccatttcaaaattggaGTCAGAGCACTCTTCAACACagttctcttctctttggTTAAAGGATGTTTTATATCCCAAGACTATTCATGAGCATCTAGGTATTATAGCCGTATCAAATAATAGCATGGAAGCAGAGAAGTCTATATTATTTCAAGATTACAAATGCTTCACAAGTATTGGAAGAAGACGGCCTAATGAATTAAAAGTGAAAGTAGGTTATTTGAATGTAGATTACAGCGACAAGATTAACGAACTTGTTGAGGTTGGTTCTTGGAATTTTGTTCTAGAAACTCTTTGTTATAGTTTCAGTCTAAGCTTtgacgaagacgacgacgacgacgataATTCGACTGAAGACGAATTTGATAGAAGCTCATTATCGGATGTTGAGTCTACGACTACTATTCATATCGACTCTCCATTTGGTGACGAAAACCTTACAGGAAATCTATCAGGTGACAGAAATTCCAATGATGACAGTGAGTACCACAATTGGACAAAGCCAGAGGTTATTGGTCCTGCAGCACAATCACCATTAGTCTCCAATATTAGACTTTCACTTTATTCTAACGGAGAAGACATTAGTGAAAGTGAGACTGACGCATCTCACTTGTTGCTTAATGATATAGATAGAAGGATCGGCGAGATGAGAAGGCGCGGTTCGTTTTCGAGTCTAATGGAAAATGGAAACGATACCCATCCACTCCATATAGATTATATTTAA
- the SPO71 gene encoding Spo71p codes for MTAKMDHLLSVVEDDVKYAQRLSSFSSPQNASVKVFTIPRHSFTAFRLSYISPVELSECSKVTLLGGIPKQWYADQNNQLWKLITKFPLRRVRKQSRMLRRYGYKTIYKKNAEKIPSASHLRRHFTWSYEGNTSTCDSYYLSDPTAERDRASSSPVKASECKMVPPRRSQSSSDKAPMREDLSKVTCAQGPGNNDSKALLLNETAQHGITKSIPEKKDYKGMTRKSMLGFSTLNQGDEQHRESPPREDNSESNERAICSSVERFRVTGIDDNREPSEDTLRYSGHSINAATNRLNPNKKSFFDEVEHFSHLDDLSDDVSTTQAIDNLPLNQSEKVALDALQTIEKKALSIEKTPRNYGNYFDDGRKTSIVFQSTKRKIGEEIGRADSSKFPFFSVLPPYPTQLTLEENVIHDRLASKHSRHIRKRVYYARNKTSCKLKDSVGAVLGATNSLTATVRKSSGQILKKEKMLVLVKEAIQNKVPLPNFTENECFDTRVSERWKEYIVIARSTGRYDPPIVLQFYRHRHIPEIEDISHVDQKYHRNPLDFFLTRNCIVQFYSSLDKTISIQKPDERLGGFVDENIESQEGLKHFSPIKIFILRCNSIRSSGLWYKFFLDTLNRQLFTPTINLRIPQTEISIKINLNEESFQKLRALGKQEQDKLKLCFLEKGYRIFQHPILRFFTVAILEKLKLARYDSLIKKWDVENAILGCALKRYDRLEWIPCDGDSLMTGIYAFCQSHLIQYRPITNYSRETTSTTGDILEEVSPIEGFLIRLTDKYGSLRTKFGKFIITTSYFFTCDNLLFSMKAYRATPPLPIDAMIDEDSTEKEKEEVWKQWKTLPEAYNQQPYPLTSDSHIEWMNCQTTQDEYDSRDFYAFHCFHRRIDQMLKTDTMIDLSEVKDIYQGTTDDCEGDKIKYGVYKEASELFWHKSYSAEDVSRSVINIETSNGLLLKLLASSATVAEQWVTQLKKMSHYWKSKQREDINRLLRIRRSNANLLMLNGEEETRIGENTLRWIIENGRADEHTFNANGISLSRPLIQKGPLYQKPHKHAVFSKYYVVLISGFIILFHCFHRSTTGFAKEVLEYAHYMTIPIDDCYLYSGTTTELDLLKRDRTFDEINLGSHTLPRVYGDGWRSVEDESSRCFTLWFGTRRAISSNPSPKKEKEKEYSKFSGGQHNFVDPPSALEIDLDYSERLNITDRIHYIKKLGVSGKSMVFMARSRQERDIWVMSIYDELERLRRTASFSNE; via the coding sequence ATGACAGCCAAGATGGACCATCTTCTTAGCGTTGTTGAAGACGACGTGAAGTATGCGCAGAGACTGAGCAGTTTTAGCTCACCACAAAATGCCAGTGTCAAAGTGTTCACTATTCCTCGACACTCCTTCACGGCCTTTAGGTTGTCTTATATTTCCCCAGTAGAGCTTTCTGAGTGCTCAAAGGTGACTTTATTGGGCGGTATTCCAAAACAATGGTACGCCGACCAAAATAATCAGTTGTGGAAACTTATAACTAAATTTCCACTTCGAAGGGTTAGGAAGCAATCCCGAATGCTGAGAAGATACGGCTATAAAAcgatatataaaaaaaatgcggAGAAAATCCCTTCTGCCTCACATTTAAGAAGGCATTTTACGTGGTCATATGAAGGCAATACATCAACCTGTGATAGTTATTATCTTAGTGACCCAACCGCAGAGAGAGATAGGGCTAGTTCGAGCCCTGTAAAAGCTAGTGAGTGTAAAATGGTTCCTCCCAGAAGGAGCCAAAGCTCCTCAGATAAGGCACCAATGCGAGAAGATCTATCGAAAGTTACGTGTGCACAAGGCCCGGGGAACAACGATTCAAAGGCTTTACTGTTGAATGAGACGGCACAGCATGGGATAACCAAGTCGATtccagaaaagaaggattACAAAGGAATGACTAGAAAATCTATGCTGGGGTTCTCAACTCTGAATCAAGGCGACGAACAGCATAGAGAAAGCCCGCCTAGAGAAGACAATTCAGAATCGAACGAAAGAGCGATTTGCTCCTCAGTAGAGAGGTTTAGGGTCACAGGTATCGACGATAACAGGGAACCTTCTGAAGACACTTTAAGATACTCTGGTCATAGTATAAATGCAGCTACAAATCGGCTAAATccgaataaaaaaagtttctttgatgAGGTAGAGCATTTTAGTCATTTGGATGACTTGAGTGATGACGTTTCAACTACTCAGGCCATCGATAATCTGCCATTAAACCAGAGTGAGAAAGTAGCTCTTGATGCGCTACAAACtatagaaaagaaggctCTCTCGATAGAGAAAACTCCTCGGAATTATGGCAATTATTTCGATGATGGGCGGAAGACTTCCattgttttccaaagcacgaaaagaaaaataggTGAAGAAATTGGCAGAGCGGACTCAAGCaagtttccattttttaGTGTCTTGCCCCCCTATCCAACTCAATTGACACTGGAAGAGAACGTTATACATGATAGATTAGCTTCTAAGCATTCCCGTCATATAAGAAAGCGTGTCTATTATGCTAGAAACAAAACTAGCTGCAAGCTCAAAGACAGTGTTGGAGCTGTTTTGGGCGCAACAAATTCCCTTACAGCAACTGTTCGAAAAAGCTCTGGCCAGAttctcaaaaaagaaaaaatgctGGTATTGGTAAAAGAGGCCATACAAAATAAGGTACCACTTCCTAACTTCACAGAAAACGAATGTTTCGATACAAGAGTCAGTGAACGGTGGAAGGAATATATTGTCATTGCAAGGTCAACAGGAAGGTATGATCCCCCTATTGTTTTACAGTTTTACCGTCATCGCCATATTCcagaaattgaagatattAGCCATGTagatcaaaaatatcatcgTAACCCattggatttttttctcacaAGAAACTGCATCGTGCAATTTTATAGCTCACTCGATAAGACAATATCCATTCAAAAGCCCGATGAACGGTTAGGTGGATTCGTAGACGAAAACATCGAAAGTCAGGAGGGACTAAAGCACTTTTCCCCCATTAAGATCTTTATTTTAAGATGTAACAGTATACGCTCATCTGGTTTGTGGTAtaagttttttcttgatacTTTGAATCGTCAATTATTCACACCAACCATCAATTTGAGAATCCCACAAACTGAAATCTCAATCAAAATTAATCTGAATGAAGAATCATTCCAAAAATTACGAGCCTTaggaaaacaagaacaagataaACTAAAACTCTGTTTTCTCGAGAAAGGTtatagaatttttcaacatcctATTTTGCGATTTTTCACGGTTGCTATCTTAGAAAAGTTAAAATTGGCACGATATGATTCTTTGATTAAAAAATGGGATGTAGAAAATGCTATACTGGGATGTGCTTTGAAGAGATATGATAGATTGGAATGGATTCCATGTGATGGAGACTCCCTAATGACAGGAATATATGCATTTTGTCAGTCTCATTTGATTCAGTACAGGCCAATAACAAATTATTCAAGGGAAACAACATCTACAACCGGAgatattttggaagaagtTTCACCGATCGAAGGCTTTTTGATTAGATTGACAGACAAATATGGATCTCTGAGAACAAAATTTGGTAAGTTTATCATTACGACATCTTACTTTTTTACGTGCGATAATTTACTGTTTTCGATGAAGGCGTATAGGGCAACTCCCCCGCTACCTATAGATGCGATGATTGATGAAGATAGTacggaaaaggaaaaagaagaggtTTGGAAACAGTGGAAAACACTTCCAGAAGCTTACAACCAACAACCCTATCCCTTAACCTCGGATAGCCACATAGAATGGATGAATTGCCAAACTACGCAAGATGAATATGACTCTAGGGATTTTTATGCGTTTCACTGCTTTCATAGAAGGATTGACCAAATGCTCAAAACAGACACTATGATTGATTTGTCAGAAGTAAAAGACATATACCAAGGAACAACTGATGACTGCGAAGGtgataaaataaaatacgGTGTTTACAAAGAAGCAAGTGAGCTTTTTTGGCACAAAAGCTACAGTGCCGAAGATGTTTCCCGATCTGTTATAAATATTGAAACCTCAAACGGTCTCCTATTGAAGCTTCTTGCTTCATCAGCAACAGTTGCAGAACAATGGGTCAcgcaattgaaaaagatgtCACATTACTGGAAAAGCAAACAGAGAGAAGATATAAATAGGCTGCTAAGAATAAGACGTTCCAATGCCAATCTTTTAATGCTTAATGGAGAGGAGGAAACGAGAATTGGTGAGAATACATTACGCTGGATTATTGAAAACGGCCGTGCAGATGAACATACTTTTAATGCTAACGGAATATCGCTAAGTAGGCCTCTGATTCAAAAGGGGCCTTTATATCAAAAACCACACAAACAtgctgttttttcaaaatattacGTAGTTTTGATATCTGGTTTTATCATTTTGTTTCATTGCTTTCATAGGTCAACTACGGGTTTTGCCAAGGAGGTTCTGGAATATGCTCATTACATGACTATTCCAATTGATGATTGTTATCTATACTCGGGAACTACAACCGAGTTggatcttttgaaaagagatcgtacttttgatgaaattaaTTTAGGATCTCATACCCTGCCTCGAGTTTATGGAGACGGATGGAGATCGGTGGAAGACGAAAGTTCACGATGCTTTACACTTTGGTTTGGAACAAGACGTGCTATTTCCAGCAATCCCTCgccaaagaaagagaaggaaaaggaatacTCAAAGTTTTCGGGTGGACAACATAACTTTGTTGATCCACCTTCGGCTCTAGAAATCGATCTGGACTACTCCGAGAGGCTAAATATTACAGATAGGATTCATTACATCAAAAAGTTGGGTGTAAGCGGGAAATCGATGGTCTTCATGGCAAGGTCAAGGCAAGAAAGAGATATTTGGGTAATGTCCATATATGATGAACTTGAAAGGCTGAGGAGAACAGCTTCCTTTTCGAACGAGTGA
- the TMS1 gene encoding Tms1p encodes MGAVISLPVSMAGSFVASCFGGCCSNLVSKTASSLGSSSLGTRLLYAVWLLVNSLISWISYSANKSILWPGKTCTGTGECGFFTVHRLNFALGCLHLILASALTGVKSTNDVRAAFQNSWWSLKFILYLCLIVLSFVIPNDFYIFFSKWVSVPSGAIFILVGLILLVDFAHEWAETCISHVESEDEDSSFWQRFLVLGTTSMYTASIIMTVVMYIMFCHQQCNMNQTAVTVNLILTVLTLVLSVNPKIQEANPKSGLAQSSMVSVYCTYLTMSAMSSEPDDKMCNPLVRSSGTRKFSIILGSLFTFVAIAYTTTRAAANSAFQGTNTNGAIYLGDDIEYEGLGGQTRNQLRYEAIKQAVEEGSLPESALYDTTWLGTPSLTDGATENQNDDERTGTKYNYTLFHIIFFLATQWIAILLTINVTQDDVGDFIPVGRTYFYSWVKIVSAWICYALYGWTVVAPAIMPDRFDYENYY; translated from the coding sequence ATGGGTGCTGTAATTTCTCTGCCTGTGAGTATGGCTGGATCATTTGTGGCGTCCTGTTTTGGAGGCTGCTGCTCTAATTTAGTCTCAAAAACTGCGTCGTCATTAGGATCTTCCTCCCTGGGGACAAGACTTTTATATGCCGTTTGGCTTCTAGTGAACTCATTGATATCGTGGATATCGTACTCTGCGAACAAATCTATACTCTGGCCGGGCAAGACATGTACTGGTACTGGAGAATGTGGGTTTTTCACTGTCCATAGGTTAAATTTTGCGTTAGGATGCTTACATTTGATACTAGCGTCTGCTTTAACGGGTGTGAAGTCAACTAACGATGTGAGGGCAGCATTCCAAAATTCATGGTGGAGCTTAAAATTTATATTGTATTTATGCCTCATTGTTCTATCGTTTGTTATCCCAAAtgatttttatatttttttttccaaatgggTATCGGTTCCTAGTGGGGCAATTTTCATCCTAGTTGGGCTTATATTATTAGTAGACTTTGCTCATGAATGGGCCGAAACGTGTATTAGTCACGTTGAGTcagaagacgaagattCTTCATTTTGGCAACGATTTTTGGTTCTGGGAACAACTTCTATGTACACTGCATCGATTATAATGACTGTGGTCATGTACATCATGTTCTGCCACCAACAGTGCAATATGAATCAAACAGCGGTAACTGTAAACTTAATTTTAACTGTTTTAACGCTTGTCCTATCTGTGAATCCTAAGATTCAAGAAGCTAACCCTAAAAGCGGGTTGGCTCAAAGCAGTATGGTGTCTGTTTACTGTACCTACTTGACAATGAGTGCCATGTCTTCTGAACCAGATGACAAGATGTGTAACCCGTTAGTTAGATCCAGCGGAACCCGTAAGTTTAGTATTATTCTGGGCTCGTTATTTACTTTTGTTGCGATCGCCtatacaacaacaagagcTGCTGCTAATAGTGCTTTCCAAGGTACCAATACCAATGGCGCAATATATCTCGGGGATGATATCGAATACGAAGGGCTAGGCGGACAGACAAGAAACCAATTGAGATATGAGGCTATCAAGCAAGCCGTAGAGGAAGGATCTTTACCAGAGAGTGCCCTATATGACACAACTTGGTTGGGAACACCTTCTTTGACTGATGGTGCTACAGAGAAccaaaatgatgatgaaagaaCCGGGACCAAGTACAACTACACTTTGTTCCatattatattctttttggcCACGCAGTGGATTGCAATTTTGTTAACAATCAATGTGACTCAGGATGATGTAGGAGATTTTATACCGGTCGGAAGAACATACTTTTATTCTTGGGTCAAAATCGTTAGTGCATGGATATGTTATGCGCTTTACGGCTGGACAGTAGTAGCGCCAGCGATTATGCCCGACAGGTTTGATTATGAGAACTATTACTAA